In one window of Helianthus annuus cultivar XRQ/B chromosome 17, HanXRQr2.0-SUNRISE, whole genome shotgun sequence DNA:
- the LOC110922125 gene encoding uncharacterized protein LOC110922125 isoform X2: protein MGDKRLNFNRPLLSVRRTVANSQKGSTRKNETSTPALLPSPSYRSDLHSGPLRNPGTVPFVWEQIPGRPKDEGKTQKPPLVPSPPPGRILKERSQDMKKRSGNDINEKPQLTYGPNFLQLNDDDTEDDSEFEYDEPGHMSLQFCGLLPHFCLKTSIGMLNQTPVRTRLPVSSANRTRVGASSQDARVAAYEPKSSVKNQKDPTILNHESTENTKQKNSQKLEQGDKISYNHNASSPPPFVSEENEVNIQKKGLVSFKELLAQELQAHENEKETNFENPTIEKTLYVDTVHKVESSKSEFKETDGACNDPKVDKKVKASQKSGLEMPAPPPLPKSPSDSWLWRTLPSVNSKTAPLWSNHKQSSKTTTKQGKNVQSRYPQGLLLPISET, encoded by the exons ATGGGAGACAAAAGATTAAACTTCAATCGGCCACTTCTTTCTGTGAGACGAACGGTTGCTAATTCACAAAAAGGTTCTACAAGAAAGAATGAAACTTCCACCCCTGCTCTGCTTCCAAGTCCATCTTACAGATCTGACTTGCATTCGGGCCCATTGAGAAACCCCGGGACCGTTCCTTTTGTGTGGGAACAAATTCCAGGAAGACCCAAGGATGAAGGAAAAACACAAAAACCTCCGCTTGTTCCAAGTCCCCCTCCGGGTCGGATTTTGAAAGAAAGATCACAAGATATGAAGAAGCGTTCAGGGAATGACATAAATGAGAAGCCACAACTTACTTATGGTCCAAACTTTTTACAGTTGAATGATGATGATACTGAAGATGATAgtgaatttgaatatgatgaGCCTGGGCATATGTCACTTCAATTTTGTGGATTGCTTCCACATTTTTGTTTAAAGACTTCTATTGGTATGTTAAATCAGACACCTGTGAGAACCCGATTGCCAGTATCTTCTGCTAATAGAACTCGTGTTGGCGCCTCATCTCAG GATGCTAGAGTGGCTGCATATGAACCCAAATCATCCGTCAAAAACCAAAAAGACCCTACCATATTAAATCACGAGTCAACTGAAAATACCAAGCAGAAAAATTCCCAAAAGCTAGAACAGGGTGACAAGATTTCATATAATCACAATGCATCGTCTCCTCCACCTTTTGTTTCTGAAGAAAATGAAGTAAATATACAGAAGAAAGGGCTAGTCAGCTTCAAGGAATTATTAGCTCAAGAATTACAAGCTCATGAGAATGAAAAAGAAACAAACTTTGAGAATCCTACAATTGAGAAGACACTTTATGTTGACACAGTACACAAGGTGGAATCTTCAAAATCAGAGTTCAAGGAGACCGATG GTGCCTGCAACGATCCTAAAGTTGATAAAAAAGTCAAAGCTTCTCAAAAGTCCGGGTTAGAGATGCCTGCTCCTCCGCCGTTACCAAAATCTCCTTCAGATTCTTGGCTGTGGCGTACACTACCTTCTGTGAACTCAAAAACTGCACCTTTATGGTCAAATCATAAACAATCTTCCAAGACAACAACGAAACAGGGTAAAAATGTCCAGTCGCGGTATCCCCAG GGACTTTTGCTTCCTATATCCGAAACTTAG
- the LOC110922125 gene encoding uncharacterized protein LOC110922125 isoform X1 yields the protein MGDKRLNFNRPLLSVRRTVANSQKGSTRKNETSTPALLPSPSYRSDLHSGPLRNPGTVPFVWEQIPGRPKDEGKTQKPPLVPSPPPGRILKERSQDMKKRSGNDINEKPQLTYGPNFLQLNDDDTEDDSEFEYDEPGHMSLQFCGLLPHFCLKTSIGMLNQTPVRTRLPVSSANRTRVGASSQDARVAAYEPKSSVKNQKDPTILNHESTENTKQKNSQKLEQGDKISYNHNASSPPPFVSEENEVNIQKKGLVSFKELLAQELQAHENEKETNFENPTIEKTLYVDTVHKVESSKSEFKETDGDIFGISLNPTEPFMFDLVFDNTKHDKEMIQTGACNDPKVDKKVKASQKSGLEMPAPPPLPKSPSDSWLWRTLPSVNSKTAPLWSNHKQSSKTTTKQGKNVQSRYPQGLLLPISET from the exons ATGGGAGACAAAAGATTAAACTTCAATCGGCCACTTCTTTCTGTGAGACGAACGGTTGCTAATTCACAAAAAGGTTCTACAAGAAAGAATGAAACTTCCACCCCTGCTCTGCTTCCAAGTCCATCTTACAGATCTGACTTGCATTCGGGCCCATTGAGAAACCCCGGGACCGTTCCTTTTGTGTGGGAACAAATTCCAGGAAGACCCAAGGATGAAGGAAAAACACAAAAACCTCCGCTTGTTCCAAGTCCCCCTCCGGGTCGGATTTTGAAAGAAAGATCACAAGATATGAAGAAGCGTTCAGGGAATGACATAAATGAGAAGCCACAACTTACTTATGGTCCAAACTTTTTACAGTTGAATGATGATGATACTGAAGATGATAgtgaatttgaatatgatgaGCCTGGGCATATGTCACTTCAATTTTGTGGATTGCTTCCACATTTTTGTTTAAAGACTTCTATTGGTATGTTAAATCAGACACCTGTGAGAACCCGATTGCCAGTATCTTCTGCTAATAGAACTCGTGTTGGCGCCTCATCTCAG GATGCTAGAGTGGCTGCATATGAACCCAAATCATCCGTCAAAAACCAAAAAGACCCTACCATATTAAATCACGAGTCAACTGAAAATACCAAGCAGAAAAATTCCCAAAAGCTAGAACAGGGTGACAAGATTTCATATAATCACAATGCATCGTCTCCTCCACCTTTTGTTTCTGAAGAAAATGAAGTAAATATACAGAAGAAAGGGCTAGTCAGCTTCAAGGAATTATTAGCTCAAGAATTACAAGCTCATGAGAATGAAAAAGAAACAAACTTTGAGAATCCTACAATTGAGAAGACACTTTATGTTGACACAGTACACAAGGTGGAATCTTCAAAATCAGAGTTCAAGGAGACCGATGGTGATATTTTTGGAATTTCACTTAATCCCACTGAGCCGTTCATGTTCGATTTGGTTTTTGATAATACAAAACATGATAAAGAAATGATACAAACAGGTGCCTGCAACGATCCTAAAGTTGATAAAAAAGTCAAAGCTTCTCAAAAGTCCGGGTTAGAGATGCCTGCTCCTCCGCCGTTACCAAAATCTCCTTCAGATTCTTGGCTGTGGCGTACACTACCTTCTGTGAACTCAAAAACTGCACCTTTATGGTCAAATCATAAACAATCTTCCAAGACAACAACGAAACAGGGTAAAAATGTCCAGTCGCGGTATCCCCAG GGACTTTTGCTTCCTATATCCGAAACTTAG